The following proteins are co-located in the Malus sylvestris chromosome 13, drMalSylv7.2, whole genome shotgun sequence genome:
- the LOC126597412 gene encoding protein DMP2-like translates to MGGSTSSSSKSKTTTTKNKSIKDRTLTCAGNLIKLLPTGTVFLFQFLNPVLTNNGKCTAVNKYLSAILIGVCGFSCCFSSFTDSYTGSDGQTHYGVATSKGLWPSTSSNSVDLSAYKLRFGDFVHAFFSLIVFAVVSLLDANTVRCYYPGFESTEKILLQVLPPVIGTIAGTVFSVFPNKRHGIGYPSSSSDSSQDSESAAS, encoded by the coding sequence ATGGGGGGTTCTACTAGCTCTTCCTCTAAATCCAAGACAAccacaaccaaaaacaaaagcatcAAAGACAGAACATTAACATGCGCAGGCAACCTCATCAAGCTCCTCCCAACCGGCACGGTCTTCTTGTTCCAGTTCCTCAACCCTGTCTTGACCAACAACGGCAAATGCACCGCTGTCAACAAATATCTAAGCGCCATTCTCATCGGTGTTTGCGGCTTCTCCTGCTGTTTTTCTTCCTTCACAGACAGTTACACAGGCAGTGATGGACAAACACACTATGGGGTGGCAACAAGCAAGGGGCTTTGGCCCTCGACAAGTTCCAACTCTGTGGACTTGTCTGCTTACAAGCTTAGGTTTGGGGACTTTGTGCATGCCTTCTTTTCCTTGATTGTGTTTGCAGTTGTGTCACTTTTGGACGCCAACACTGTCAGGTGCTATTATCCAGGGTTTGAGTCCACCGAGAAGATTTTGCTACAGGTGTTGCCTCCGGTTATAGGTACAATTGCCGGAACTGTTTTCTCTGTGTTCCCTAATAAACGCCATGGAATTGGGTACCCGTCTTCAAGTTCTGATTCTTCACAGGATTCGGAGTCGGCAGCTTCCTAA
- the LOC126597411 gene encoding uncharacterized protein LOC126597411 isoform X2, with protein sequence MEVECYVVVHNIAKRHNVGTLARSATAFGVSELILVGRREFNAFGSHGSTSHLRFRHFHSLQDARLYLKERDCDICGVEITDNALPVNHHPFTKSTAFLLGNEGTGLSAKELEICDFFVYIPQYGGGTASLNVTVAASIVLHQFGVWAGFPERTREGNKFIVAEKPVKQTRQSFCAETADSVIEERKCRKEFAANGFFDESGNDNSSSNLLDGLFADVRL encoded by the exons ATGGAGGTAGAGTGCTATGTGGTGGTGCACAACATAGCCAAGAGGCACAACGTAGGCACGCTCGCCCGAAGCGCCACCGCCTTCGGCGTCTCAGAACTAATTCTGGTCGGCCGCAGAGAATTCAACGCCTTCGGCAGCCATGGCTCCACCTCTCACCTTCGCTTTCGCCACTTCCACTCCCTCCAAGACGCTCGCCTCTACCTCAag GAGAGAGATTGTGATATTTGCGGCGTTGAGATCACTGATAATGCTCTGCCTGTAAATCATCACCCTTTCACCAAGAGCACTGCTTTTCTTCTTGGCAATGAG GGAACAGGCCTTTCTGCTAAAGAATTGGAGATATGTGACTTTTTTGTGTATATTCCGCAGTATGGAGGTGGTACTGCTTCCTTGAATGTGACCGTAGCAGCTTCTATCGTGCTGCATCAGTTTGGAG TTTGGGCTGGCTTCCCTGAGAGGACTCGTGAAGGGAACAAGTTTATTGTGGCAGAGAAACCGGTAAAGCAGACAAGACAAAGTTTCTGTGCAGAAACAGCAGATTCCGTCATTGAAGAGCGAAAATGCAGAAAAGAATTTGCTGCTAATGGTTTCTTTGATGAGAGTGGAAATGACAATTCATCTTCTAAC CTTTTAGATGGATTGTTTGCTGATGTAAGACTATAA
- the LOC126597411 gene encoding uncharacterized protein LOC126597411 isoform X1 has translation MEVECYVVVHNIAKRHNVGTLARSATAFGVSELILVGRREFNAFGSHGSTSHLRFRHFHSLQDARLYLKERDCDICGVEITDNALPVNHHPFTKSTAFLLGNEGTGLSAKELEICDFFVYIPQYGGGTASLNVTVAASIVLHQFGVWAGFPERTREGNKFIVAEKPVKQTRQSFCAETADSVIEERKCRKEFAANGFFDESGNDNSSSNLLDGLFADVRI, from the exons ATGGAGGTAGAGTGCTATGTGGTGGTGCACAACATAGCCAAGAGGCACAACGTAGGCACGCTCGCCCGAAGCGCCACCGCCTTCGGCGTCTCAGAACTAATTCTGGTCGGCCGCAGAGAATTCAACGCCTTCGGCAGCCATGGCTCCACCTCTCACCTTCGCTTTCGCCACTTCCACTCCCTCCAAGACGCTCGCCTCTACCTCAag GAGAGAGATTGTGATATTTGCGGCGTTGAGATCACTGATAATGCTCTGCCTGTAAATCATCACCCTTTCACCAAGAGCACTGCTTTTCTTCTTGGCAATGAG GGAACAGGCCTTTCTGCTAAAGAATTGGAGATATGTGACTTTTTTGTGTATATTCCGCAGTATGGAGGTGGTACTGCTTCCTTGAATGTGACCGTAGCAGCTTCTATCGTGCTGCATCAGTTTGGAG TTTGGGCTGGCTTCCCTGAGAGGACTCGTGAAGGGAACAAGTTTATTGTGGCAGAGAAACCGGTAAAGCAGACAAGACAAAGTTTCTGTGCAGAAACAGCAGATTCCGTCATTGAAGAGCGAAAATGCAGAAAAGAATTTGCTGCTAATGGTTTCTTTGATGAGAGTGGAAATGACAATTCATCTTCTAACCTTTTAGATGGATTGTTTGCTGATGTAAGAATATAA
- the LOC126597641 gene encoding pyruvate, phosphate dikinase, chloroplastic-like, with the protein MPSTVKVNGTTNPNLKKYEPAQSQSNSVLSPVADQGAPAIKKRVFTFGKGKSEGNKGMKSLLGGKGANLAEMASIGLSVPPGLTISAEACRDYQLNGKDLPQGLWEEILEGLESVEKDIGAILGDSSKPLLVSVRSGAAVSMPGMMDTVLNLGLNDKVVAGLAAKSGERFAYDSYRRFLDMFGDVVMGIPHSSFEEKLEKLKGKKGVKLDTKLTASDLKELVEQYKNVYLEATGEKFPSDPKQQLLLAVKAVFDSWDSQRAIKYRSINQITGLKGTAVNIQCMVFGNMGNTSGTGVLFTRNPSTGERKLYGEFLVNAQGEDVVAGIRTPEDVDAMKNCMPEAYKELVENCEILEKHYKDMMDIEFTVQENRLWMLQCRVGKRTGKGAIKIAVDMANEGLVDKHTAIKMVEPQHLDQLLHPQFENPTAYKDKVIATGLPASPGAAVGQVVFTAEDAESWHAQGKKVILVRTETSPEDVGGMHAAAGILTARGGMTSHAAVVARGWGKCCVSGCADIRVNDSEKLVLIGKTVVNEGEWLSLNGSTGEVILGKQPLAPPALSGDLETFMSWADKVRRLKVMANADTPEDAITARNNGAQGIGLCRTEHMFFASDDRIKAVRKMIMAATLEQRKAALDLLLPYQRFDFEGIFRAMDGLPVTIRLLDPPLHEFLPEGNLEQIVGQLTTQTGMTEDEVFSRVEKLSEVNPMLGFRGCRLGISYPELTEMQARAIFQAAVTMSNQGVKVFPEIMVPLVGIPQELGHQVSLIRSVAVKVFSEMGTTVTYKVGTMIEIPRAALVADEIAKEAEFFSFGTNDLTQMTFGYSRDDVGKFLPIYLSKGLLQNDPFQVLDQRGVGQLIKMATEEGRAARPSLKVGVCGEHGGDPSSVAFFAEAGLDYVSCSPFRVPIARLAAAQVAL; encoded by the exons ATGCCTTCCACTGTGAAAGTAAACGGGACCACGAACCCAAACCTAAAGAAGTATGAGCCAGCACAAAGTCAATCAAACTCCGTTCTGTCCCCAGTTGCAGATCAAGGTGCACCAGCAATCAAAAAG CGAGTATTTACTTTCGGAAAAGGAAAGAGTGAAGGCAACAAGGGAATGAAGTCATTG TTGGGAGGAAAAGGTGCAAACCTGGCAGAAATGGCTAGCATTGGGCTATCCGTCCCACCTGGACTTACTATATCAGCAGAAGCATGCAGAGATTATCAGCTCAATGGCAAAGACTTACCACAAGGTTTGTGGGAGGAGATATTAGAGGGCTTGGAGAGTGTGGAAAAGGACATTGGTGCTATTCTTGGTGATTCTTCCAAGCCTCTTCTCGTCTCTGTACGCTCTGGTGCCGCG GTTTCCATGCCTGGCATGATGGACACTGTCCTCAACCTTGGACTCAATGACAAGGTGGTTGCTGGTTTGGCCGCAAAAAGCGGAGAGCGCTTTGCTTATGACTCGTACAGACGTTTCCTAGACATGTTTGGAGATGTT GTTATGGGAATTCCACACTCATCGTTTGaggagaaattggaaaaactaaAAGGTAAAAAAGGAGTTAAGCTTGATACAAAGCTAACAGCTTCTGATCTTAAAGAGCTGGTAGAACAATACAAAAATGTTTATCTCGAAGCAACGGGAGAAAAGTTCCCTTCAG ATCCAAAACAACAGCTTCTCTTGGCAGTTAAAGCAGTGTTTGATTCTTGGGACAGCCAAAGGGCCATTAAATACCGGAGCATCAATCAGATAACTGGTTTGAAGGGAACTGCGGTTAACATTCAATGCATGGTTTTCGGGAACATGGGAAATACTTCAGGGACTGGTGTTCTGTTCACTAGGAATCCAAGCACCGGTGAAAGGAAGCTTTATGGCGAGTTCCTAGTCAATGCTCAG GGAGAAGATGTAGTTGCCGGGATCAGGACACCAGAAGACGTGGATGCTATGAAAAATTGCATGCCCGAAGCTTACAAGGAGCTTGTGGAGAACTGtgaaattctggaaaaacatTACAAAGATATGATG GACATTGAGTTCACAGTCCAAGAAAATAGGTTGTGGATGTTGCAATGCCGTGTTGGAAAGCGTACTGGTAAAGGAGCGATTAAGATAGCTGTAGACATGGCTAACGAAGGGCTTGTGGATAAGCACACTGCAATCAAGATGGTGGAACCACAGCACCTTGACCAACTTCTTCACCCACAG TTTGAAAATCCAACTGCTTACAAAGACAAAGTGATCGCCACTGGGTTACCTGCATCTCCAGGAGCAGCAGTAGGACAAGTCGTGTTCACTGCAGAAGATGCTGAATCATGGCATGCACAAGGAAAGAAAGTCATCCTG GTAAGGACAGAAACTAGCCCCGAAGATGTTGGGGGTATGCATGCTGCTGCCGGAATCTTGACAGCTCGAGGTGGAATGACATCTCATGCAGCTGTTGTAGCGCGTGGGTGGGGTAAATGTTGTGTTTCTGGCTGCGCTGACATCCGAGTAAATGACAGTGAGAAG CTGGTTTTGATCGGGAAAACGGTGGTCAATGAAGGAGAATGGCTTTCACTCAATGGGTCCACTGGTGAAGTCATATTGGGAAAACAGCCACTTGCTCCTCCGGCTTTGAGTGGCGATTTGGAAACCTTTATGTCTTGGGCTGATAAAGTCAGGCGTCTCAAG GTGATGGCAAATGCTGACACGCCTGAAGATGCAATAACAGCAAGAAATAACGGTGCACAAGGGATTGGACTTTGCAGGACAGAACACATG TTCTTTGCTTCGGATGATAGAATAAAGGCGGTAAGAAAAATGATCATGGCAGCTACACTTGAACAGAGGAAGGCAGCATTGGACCTCTTACTACCGTATCAGAGATTCGACTTTGAAGGAATTTTCCGTGCAATGGATG GTCTTCCAGTAACAATCCGCCTGTTAGACCCTCCACTTCATGAATTTCTTCCAGAAGGTAACTTGGAACAGATTGTCGGCCAACTAACTACACAGACTGGCATGACCGAGGACGAAGTTTTCTCAAGAGTTGAGAAATTATCAGAAGTAAACCCCATGCTTGGTTTCCGCGGCTGCAG GCTAGGGATATCGTACCCAGAGCTCACGGAAATGCAGGCGCGTGCAATCTTTCAAGCTGCTGTCACAATGAGCAACCAGGGTGTCAAAGTTTTCCCCGAGATAATGGTTCCCcttgtcggaatacctcag GAACTGGGACATCAAGTGAGTCTCATTCGCAGTGTCGCAGTGAAAGTGTTCTCTGAGATGGGTACCACCGTGACCTATAAAGTTGGAACTATGATCGAGATCCCTAGAGCTGCTCTGGTTGCAGATGAG ATTGCAAAGGAAGCTGAGTTCTTCTCCTTCGGGACCAATGATCTCACACAAATGACATTTGGGTACAGTAGAGATGATGTGGGCAAGTTTCTACCTATTTACCTCTCCAAAGGCCTTCTTCAAAACGATCCCTTCCAG GTACTTGATCAAAGAGGTGTCGGGCAGCTCATTAAGATGGCCACAGAAGAGGGTCGCGCAGCTAGGCCTAGCTTAAAG GTTGGAGTATGTGGAGAGCATGGTGGAGACCCTTCTTCTGTTGCATTTTTCGCAGAGGCCGGACTAGACTATGTTTCGTGTTCTCCATTCag GGTACCTATTGCTAGGCTAGCAGCAGCTCAAGTGGCTCTCTGA